The following are from one region of the Sandaracinus amylolyticus genome:
- a CDS encoding vWA domain-containing protein, producing MTCGAGRVCSSEGRCVESGGLDGAVTDAQRPDAMGVDRTCASVTVDATRSTPNVLLIIDRSLSMNEDFGADSRWDTLEDALLDTPDGVIFPLQSSVRFGFVMYTQSRTPSGCPDLISVPSALDNYDAIETEYRMHDPAGDTPTGDSIQAVLAQLDSLIDAPDQPTVFVLATDGEPDTCEDGSDEVGGRAESLAAVQAAYGRDIRTFVISVGEDVGEDHLQEIANAGIGNAPDATPPAEFWVATDTAGLRAALETIVGSVVSCELTLEGEIDPDRACDGEVRLGGDPLTCGTDWRAVDENTIELLGAACDRLQSGGEALTASFPCGVIII from the coding sequence GTGACGTGCGGCGCGGGTCGCGTGTGCTCGAGCGAAGGTCGCTGCGTCGAGAGCGGCGGTCTCGATGGCGCGGTCACCGACGCGCAGCGCCCCGATGCGATGGGGGTCGATCGCACCTGCGCGTCGGTCACCGTCGACGCGACGCGCAGCACGCCGAACGTGCTGCTCATCATCGATCGATCGCTCTCGATGAACGAGGACTTCGGAGCCGACAGCCGCTGGGACACGCTCGAGGACGCGCTGCTCGACACGCCCGACGGCGTGATCTTCCCGCTGCAGTCGTCGGTGCGGTTCGGGTTCGTGATGTACACGCAGTCGCGCACTCCGTCGGGGTGTCCCGATCTGATCTCGGTGCCGAGCGCGCTCGACAACTACGACGCGATCGAGACCGAGTACCGCATGCACGACCCGGCGGGCGACACGCCGACCGGCGACTCGATCCAGGCGGTGCTCGCGCAGCTCGACTCGCTGATCGACGCGCCCGATCAGCCGACGGTGTTCGTGCTGGCGACCGACGGTGAGCCCGACACCTGCGAGGATGGCAGCGACGAGGTCGGGGGACGCGCGGAGTCGCTCGCCGCGGTGCAAGCGGCGTACGGTCGCGACATCCGAACGTTCGTGATCAGCGTCGGCGAGGACGTCGGCGAGGATCACCTGCAGGAGATCGCGAATGCCGGCATCGGCAACGCGCCCGATGCGACTCCGCCCGCCGAGTTCTGGGTCGCGACCGACACTGCGGGCCTGCGCGCGGCGCTCGAGACGATCGTCGGCAGCGTGGTGAGCTGCGAGCTGACCCTCGAGGGCGAGATCGATCCCGATCGCGCGTGTGACGGCGAGGTGCGGCTCGGCGGCGACCCGCTGACGTGCGGGACCGACTGGCGCGCGGTCGACGAGAACACGATCGAGCTGCTGGGCGCGGCGTGTGATCGACTGCAGAGCGGGGGCGAGGCGCTGACGGCGTCGTTCCCGTGCGGGGTGATCATCATCTGA
- a CDS encoding DUF4240 domain-containing protein, whose product MNEQTFWALVESAKAECDRTSRDEATWQPAVLQRKLEALPPSEIMAFAEIFETLHARAYRRELWAAAYVIEGGCSDDGFMDFRSGLIGLGREAYYDAIRDPRTLIRQPARGVDFSQETMRYAAGLAYEAVTGEELPDLRVDPPEPIGERWDDATKYATYPELARKFGAR is encoded by the coding sequence ATGAACGAGCAGACGTTCTGGGCTCTCGTGGAGAGCGCGAAAGCGGAGTGCGATCGGACGAGCCGTGACGAGGCGACGTGGCAGCCGGCCGTCCTGCAGCGGAAGCTGGAGGCGCTCCCGCCGTCGGAGATCATGGCGTTCGCGGAGATCTTCGAGACCCTCCACGCCCGCGCGTACCGACGAGAGCTGTGGGCGGCGGCCTACGTCATCGAGGGCGGCTGCAGCGACGACGGGTTCATGGACTTCCGCTCGGGCCTGATCGGGCTCGGGCGGGAGGCCTACTACGACGCGATTCGCGACCCGCGCACGTTGATCCGGCAGCCCGCGCGTGGCGTGGACTTCTCGCAGGAGACGATGCGGTATGCCGCGGGCCTCGCGTACGAGGCGGTGACCGGTGAAGAGCTGCCGGATCTCCGCGTCGACCCGCCGGAGCCGATCGGCGAGCGCTGGGACGATGCGACGAAGTACGCGACGTACCCGGAGCTCGCGAGGAAGTTCGGCGCGCGATGA
- a CDS encoding GMC family oxidoreductase N-terminal domain-containing protein: MSGARHIAFEERSKGTIEVEVDYVVVGSGAGGASAAVTLARGGAEVAIVEAGAWRDPEHYPYSAYGSMRDLMDDWGSTVAVGRAFWPVVQARTMGGTTVINSAICVRTPDDIFAQWEKERGIGGLRDRVLAHQERIERELSVEEVPPAARGRSNLLAMKGAEGLGWDSHYMRRYVKGCEGTGQCLQGCRKLRKQSTNLNYVPETIARGGTVLSCAPVSRIVLEGTRAIGVRGHFVHPMTRAKGAAFFVRARKSVFVAASVTHTPVLLARSGVKNKMVGEQFRAHPGTGVFGCYDEPVDMNVGATQGWASTQFRKDPGLKLETLAIPPELVASRLTGAGVELMKRLVEYRHIAMWCHAVRAESVGTVRPAPFSDKPMVKYGLDRADMERFRQGMILLAKQHFAAGAKAIIPGIQGMPYKLTPDQVGLLDAAPIDPKKYIAILSHLFGGAIMGRDPSSAVVDGSGRVHGYQGLMVADASVIPSNLGVNPQHTIMGLASVFAEDALAA, from the coding sequence ATGAGCGGCGCGCGTCACATCGCGTTCGAAGAGCGCAGCAAGGGCACGATCGAGGTCGAGGTCGACTACGTCGTCGTGGGCTCGGGCGCGGGCGGTGCGTCGGCCGCGGTCACGCTCGCGCGCGGCGGCGCGGAGGTCGCGATCGTCGAGGCCGGGGCGTGGCGCGATCCCGAGCACTATCCGTACAGCGCGTACGGCTCGATGCGCGATCTGATGGACGACTGGGGCTCGACCGTCGCGGTGGGCCGCGCGTTCTGGCCGGTGGTGCAGGCGCGCACGATGGGCGGCACGACCGTCATCAACAGCGCGATCTGCGTGCGGACGCCCGACGACATCTTCGCGCAGTGGGAGAAGGAGCGCGGCATCGGCGGTCTCCGTGATCGCGTGCTCGCGCACCAGGAGCGCATCGAGCGCGAGCTCAGCGTCGAAGAGGTTCCGCCCGCCGCGCGCGGCCGCTCGAACCTCCTCGCGATGAAGGGCGCGGAGGGCCTCGGCTGGGACTCGCACTACATGCGCCGCTACGTGAAGGGCTGCGAGGGCACGGGGCAGTGCCTCCAGGGCTGTCGCAAGCTGCGCAAGCAGAGCACGAACCTCAACTACGTCCCCGAGACGATCGCGCGCGGCGGCACGGTGCTCTCGTGCGCGCCGGTCTCGCGCATCGTGCTCGAGGGCACGCGCGCGATCGGCGTGCGCGGGCACTTCGTGCATCCCATGACGCGCGCGAAGGGCGCGGCGTTCTTCGTGCGCGCCCGCAAGAGCGTGTTCGTCGCGGCGTCGGTCACGCACACGCCGGTGCTGCTCGCGCGCTCGGGCGTGAAGAACAAGATGGTCGGCGAGCAGTTCCGCGCGCACCCGGGCACGGGCGTGTTCGGCTGTTACGACGAGCCGGTCGACATGAACGTCGGTGCGACGCAGGGCTGGGCGTCGACGCAGTTCCGCAAGGACCCGGGGCTGAAGCTCGAGACGCTCGCGATCCCGCCCGAGCTCGTCGCGTCGCGTCTGACCGGCGCGGGCGTCGAGCTGATGAAGCGCCTCGTCGAGTACCGGCACATCGCGATGTGGTGCCACGCGGTGCGCGCGGAGTCGGTGGGCACGGTGCGTCCCGCGCCGTTCAGCGACAAGCCGATGGTGAAGTACGGGCTCGATCGCGCGGACATGGAGCGCTTCCGGCAGGGCATGATCCTGCTCGCGAAGCAGCACTTCGCGGCGGGCGCGAAGGCGATCATCCCGGGCATCCAGGGGATGCCGTACAAGCTGACGCCCGATCAGGTCGGACTGCTCGACGCCGCGCCGATCGATCCGAAGAAGTACATCGCGATCCTCAGCCACCTGTTCGGCGGCGCGATCATGGGGCGCGATCCGTCGAGCGCGGTGGTCGACGGCAGCGGGCGCGTGCACGGGTACCAGGGATTGATGGTCGCGGATGCGTCGGTGATCCCGAGCAACCTCGGGGTGAACCCGCAGCACACGATCATGGGGCTCGCGAGCGTGTTCGCGGAGGATGCGCTCGCGGCGTGA